The genomic interval CAGCGGTGAAAACTGACACTATCTTTTATCGATTATTTCAAACCTATCCCCCTTTCTTATTTCAACTGATTAACTCACCTACTGAGGTGGCTCACCTTTATCAATTCTCCTCAGTAGAAGTTAAACAAATTGCTTTTAGGATTGATGGGGTTTTTCTTCCTTCTCAACCCGATTTACCTATTTACTTTCTCGAAGTACAATTTTTTCAGGATAGTGACATACTCCTACACCGAATCAAAGATTACGCTGTAGGCTTCTTGTCTTTCACCTTCAGAGATGATTGACCGTTTTTGAGTGAGGCGATGCCCATCCCCACTTTTTTAATTA from Gloeocapsa sp. DLM2.Bin57 carries:
- a CDS encoding DUF2887 domain-containing protein; translated protein: MKTDTIFYRLFQTYPPFLFQLINSPTEVAHLYQFSSVEVKQIAFRIDGVFLPSQPDLPIYFLEVQFFQDSDILLHRIKDYAVGFLSFTFRDD